Below is a window of uncultured Sphaerochaeta sp. DNA.
ACCGCAAGTCACAATCCTGCCATCTACAACGGGTTGAAGATCAGTAGGACTAAGGCTGTTCCTGTTGGCTCTGATAGTGGACTGAAAGAACTCGAGGCCATGGTAAACAATGATCCAATAGTGGTTGCTGAACAAAAAGGTACAGTACAAAGCAAAGATGCAAAACAACCCTATCTTGTCTTCTTGAAGCAGTACGTTCCAGATACAAGCGGCTTGAACCTCTCCATCGACTGTTCTCATGGCATGGCTAACCTCCTGGTCAAGGATCTCCTTGGCAATGATCATCACTATCTGTATGACCATTTCGATGGTACTTTCCCTGCCCATGAACCCAATCCTCTGGAAGTCGAGAACTGCGAGGACTTGAAAGTAGCTGTCCTTAAGAACAAAAGCGATATTGGAGTCATCTATGACGGTGATGCAGACCGTGTGATGTTCCTTGATGAAAATGGTAGGTTCCTTCAACCCGATTACATAACAGCAGTCCTGGGGTACTACTATCTGCATAAGGAAAAGGGAAACGTGCTTGTCGATATCCGCACAAGTCGCTCAACCACTGAGTACCTGACCAACCTTGGAGCAACAGTGCATGTCTGGAAGGTTGGACATGCGTTTGCTAAGACAAAACTCCGTGACCTTGGGGCAATCTTCGGAGGAGAACTTGCCGGACACTATTACTTCAGGGACTTCTATAACTGCGACAGTGGTTTCCTTGCTTCTCTCCTGGTCTTGGAGGTTGTAACGGAGCTCAAGAAACAGGGAAAAACCATTGGTGAGTTTATTGACTCGGTCATAGCCTATGCAAACAGTGGAGAAATGAATTTCAAGCTGGAACAGAAAGATGAAGCCATGCAAGCACTCTTTGAGCGTTATGCTACCAATGACAAGCCTGAGAAGGTAATGGACTTTGATGGGTATCGCATCGAATTCCCTTCCTGGTGGTTCAATGTTCGAAAGAGTAACACAGAACCCTATCTACGCCTGGTTGTAGAGGCTAAGACGAAGGAAGAACTTCAGGAGAGAACCAAAGAGCTTTCCTCGATTATCAAGCAATTCAACTAAGGAAGGAAGATACACGATGAAAGTATTACTATTTGGAGGTGCCGGTTATATCGGCACCCACGTAGCTCTGGAGTTTCTGGACCGCGATGATACGGTTGGCATCTTTGACAATCTCTCCAGTGGACTGAAGAGTAACGTCAGTGACCAAGCCATCTTCTTCGAGGGTGATATCCGAGACAAAGAACGGGTTGTTGAAGTATTACAGGAAGGATGGGATGTCGTTATCCATCTCGCTGCATTCAAGGCAGCCGGAGAATCGATGATCAAGCCTGTCAAATATTCAGAGAACAACATCACCGGTTCCCTGAACTTAATCACAGGATGCATAGAGACAGGCATCAAGCATTTCATACTCTCCTCCTCTGCAGCAGTATATGGAGAACCTTCATACCTTCCTGTAGATGAGAAGCATCCAAAGAATCCTACCAATTATTATGGGTATACAAAACTCTGTGTTGAAGAGAACTTGAAATGGTACAGTGAACTTAAAGGGCTTCATTATGTCTCTCTGAGATACTTCAATGCAGCAGGATATGATGGAGAGAGACGTATGCTCGGATTGGAAAACAATCCAGCCAATCTCATCCCAGTAGTCATGGAAGTTGCCAGTGGCATCCGCCCCAACCTACTTGTCTTCGGAAACGATTATGATACGGTCGATGGAACAGGAGTTCGAGACTATGTACATGTTACCGATCTGGCAAAAGGCCATGTACTTGCAGCCGATCATCTGATGGCAGGAAGTGACAGCTTGGTAGTAAATCTTGGAAGTGAGGAAGGATTGAGCGTACAACAAATTCTCAATACTGCAAGAGAAATAACCGGCAAACCAATTGAAGCACAATATGTCGACCGCAGGCCGGGAGATCCCGCAAAACTTGTAGCCTCCTCTAAAATGGCTTACAAAGCCCTAGGATGGAAGGCAGAGCACTCTTCTGTAGAGAATATCATTAAGACAACATGGATGGTCTATGAGGCCAACCAGAAGCATATGAACCGTTAGTCTTTATAGTGTCTTCACTACTTTTATAAACGGCAGCCACATGGCTGTCGTTTTTTATTTGACGAAGTGCCCTTCGAATGCAAGCATAACAGAGGAGAGCAATATGAAATTCATTTTTCGCCTCGCTATAAAGAATCTCAGTCGCTATAGACGTCGTACAGCAATTACAGCTGGTGCAATCGCCATTGGAATCATGGCATTCATTA
It encodes the following:
- the galE gene encoding UDP-glucose 4-epimerase GalE — translated: MKVLLFGGAGYIGTHVALEFLDRDDTVGIFDNLSSGLKSNVSDQAIFFEGDIRDKERVVEVLQEGWDVVIHLAAFKAAGESMIKPVKYSENNITGSLNLITGCIETGIKHFILSSSAAVYGEPSYLPVDEKHPKNPTNYYGYTKLCVEENLKWYSELKGLHYVSLRYFNAAGYDGERRMLGLENNPANLIPVVMEVASGIRPNLLVFGNDYDTVDGTGVRDYVHVTDLAKGHVLAADHLMAGSDSLVVNLGSEEGLSVQQILNTAREITGKPIEAQYVDRRPGDPAKLVASSKMAYKALGWKAEHSSVENIIKTTWMVYEANQKHMNR
- a CDS encoding phosphomannomutase/phosphoglucomutase, producing the protein MGAFKAYDIRGIYNKDFNKETVYKIGYFLPKLLNSKVVLVGRDVRSSSEEIFASLCEGITDSGADVFDIGLATTPMVYFSTVHFKVDASVQITASHNPAIYNGLKISRTKAVPVGSDSGLKELEAMVNNDPIVVAEQKGTVQSKDAKQPYLVFLKQYVPDTSGLNLSIDCSHGMANLLVKDLLGNDHHYLYDHFDGTFPAHEPNPLEVENCEDLKVAVLKNKSDIGVIYDGDADRVMFLDENGRFLQPDYITAVLGYYYLHKEKGNVLVDIRTSRSTTEYLTNLGATVHVWKVGHAFAKTKLRDLGAIFGGELAGHYYFRDFYNCDSGFLASLLVLEVVTELKKQGKTIGEFIDSVIAYANSGEMNFKLEQKDEAMQALFERYATNDKPEKVMDFDGYRIEFPSWWFNVRKSNTEPYLRLVVEAKTKEELQERTKELSSIIKQFN